A DNA window from Vigna unguiculata cultivar IT97K-499-35 chromosome 10, ASM411807v1, whole genome shotgun sequence contains the following coding sequences:
- the LOC114165377 gene encoding uncharacterized protein LOC114165377 — translation MEASHILLGRSWQYDIKAIHDGFTNKISFMYQDKRVVLKPLSPKELCEDRIKMREKLTNERKSKTLDNKKNSETLERKMRENETLEGKQLYLAREMEVSRVLCTRQPLYLSFFQSQILNANQIGKFELPSSIESFLQDYKDVFPANVPDGLPPLRGIEHHIDLILVAFLPNGPTYRSNP, via the coding sequence ATGGAGGCCAGCCATATTCTTTTGGGAAGGTCGTGGCAATATGACATCAAAGCCATTCATGATGGTTTCACTAACAAAATTTCTTTCATGTATCAGGATAAAAGGGTGGTTCTCAAACCCTTGTCTCCTAAAGAGCTGTGTGAGGATCgaataaaaatgagagaaaagttAACAAATGAGAGAAAAAGTAAAACACTTGATAACAAAAAGAATAGTGAAACACTTGAgagaaaaatgagagaaaatgaaaCACTTGAGGGTAAACAACTTTATCTAGCAAGAGAAATGGAGGTAAGCAGGGTGCTTTGCACAAGGCAACCCCTCTACTTATCGTTTTTCCAAAGTCAGATTTTAAATGCTAACCAAATTGGCAAATTTGAATTGCCCTCTAGCATTGAGTCTTTTTTGCAAGATTATAAAGATGTGTTTCCAGCAAATGTCCCCGATGGTTTGCCACCTTTAAGAGGAATTGAGCATCACATTGATCTCATTCTGGTAGCTTTTTTGCCCAATGGGCCAACTTATAGGAGCAACCCATAA